The Perca fluviatilis chromosome 3, GENO_Pfluv_1.0, whole genome shotgun sequence nucleotide sequence GACATAGAAATATTTTAGCAGAGTGCTTGGCATCTAGCCTGTTTTGTTTATCACACTGACAAAACGATCCTTACAAACAGCCTATTTTAGTTACTTGTATGTGCTGGAAATGTCCTTGGCAAGCCCTAATAGTGGCAATTGTGTCTTTCTGGTGGATCACATAGGGAATGACAGCCTGATACGGTGGAGCGAGAAACCTAAAGAGATCAAATAAAATGATAGTCAGTCACCGGTGATTCCTGTGCCCTTTTGCAGTAGACTGTGTATCATGCACCAAAGAACAACTCAGATGTCTCATCCTTAACAGTCACATACTGTGCTAATACTTACGCTGCAAAAACTACTGAAGTGGAACTGCTCATTTGTAGCTAGTCTTTACCATCCAATTCTATTTGCCGTCCCCTCACCAAATATTATGAGCATATGTCAAAAAACCTTTAGCATTGACTCATGTAatagtattttattattttgatcaTGCCAATGTGGCACGTCAGAAGACTTCTGGCAACcagctttttgttgcttttgttgtGTCAGCTTTAGTTTAGAGGCGCCGCCACCGATTCAAGCTGCTTCTCTTTTTTGAGCCTGTCATCACATCTACTTTGTACCGCATCTTTGTGTTGCTTTTTGGTTGTCATCATATTACTGTACTCCTTCACTTATGCTTCCACCATACATGTGAAAGTGTATACATGTGAAGCATCGTTTTGTGTTTGTTCAAGTACGGTGCCTCTATTGAATTTTGTGCATCACAATTTCACATTAATGCATACTAAATGTAGTCGACCTTGGGTGCTGTATGTGCAATGTGTGCCTGTTAATGTGCCTGTGTTTTTGCCACTctaggagagggagaggaggaggcaaCATATAATGCTGATGAAGGCTGTTGAGGCTCGCAAGAAAGCAGAGGTAGCCCATATgcacacaaataaatgcagacatacacacacagtccactCCATAAAAAGAGCCTAAGTCATTATTCCCTGGCTGGATTCctgctttctctttttttggttcactcttttcttccattcatttttttttctacacacTTACCAAGTCAAAAGATTCTGGCCCTCAAGCACTTTTCTTTTGAATGCACAGCAGCATTAGGCTGAATTCTAATACTGCTCAGCAAAGTCAAGTAAACCTTCTTGtctgttttcacacacacacgcacactttgCTTCCTTAATGCTCTCTTGAATTTTGGACTCTCCAGGAGCGTGAGCGCTTGCGGCAGGAAAAAAGGGATGAGAAGCGACTGAACAAAGAGCGTAAACTGGAGCAACGAAGGCTGGAGCTGGAGATAGCGAGGGAACTGAAGAAGCCAAATGAAGACATGTGTCTGTCTGATCATAAGGTAGTTAAGATAGTAGCTGTCAGTGTTGCGGGTGTGAAGTTGATCacctaaaaaaattataatcaaATTTTAGTCTAAACACACTTTAATGTAATGTAGATTGTCAGTTTTTTCTCATTTAAGTGCTGTTAAATACATTGACTCCTTGGCAGGAGGGTGGCACAGTCACAAAATTCCTgtcagttattattattattattattattattattattatcattatcattatcattatcattattattattattattattattattattattattattattttaagtttaACATTTCCTGAGGGGCAGTACTAACGATAAAACCACATGGTAGTGAGCAATTTTATGTGTGGAGTTATGTGCCCTCAAGTGGTTAAAGTAGAGTACTGCATAATGTAAAAAAGATGCAGTCATTACCATAAATTGGAAAGCACCATCTTGATAACAGTCAACAGATGTGAGATATAATGACAGCGTTTTACCCATTTTCCCATAGATGTTAAAATCATAGATTTCTGTAGTCTACATTGGAtttaatgtctctctctctctcacacatagtAACACATACAACAACACTCCTAATTTTGCCCACTTTCCTTTGCAGCCTCTCCCCGAGTTCTCCCGGATTCCTGGACTCATCTTACCAGGACGTGCCGTGTCTGACTGCCTGATGCTGATGCAGTTCCTGCGAGGCTTCGGGAAGGTTTTGGGGCTTGATTTGAATGCGGATGTGCCTACCCTGGGCATGCTCCAGGAGGGCTTGCTCAACGTGGGGGACAGCATGGGCCAAGTCCAAGACCTTCTGGTCAAACTGCTTTCTCTGGCAGTCTGTGATCCCGGTTTGCCACCTGGACAAAAGGTGAGCTAGTTCAAAGTTTATCAAGGCATGCATCGTACTTATGTATAATTTTGAACCATTGGGGCAAGCTTGAGAATAACACTTGAGAGGGAAATGTGTCACTTATTGCTCTATCTGGTAGTTTTAGTTTACAGCATTAAAATACATAAGGTTTATAAGTATTGTTAGACATTGTTTTACAAACGTAAGTTAAACTCCATAAATATTAGTGGTGTCAACAATAATCGATTCGCCGATGCATTGCAATGCGGGGCATGCACGATTCAGCATCGATGCGGCAAagtgccataatcgattatgtcactgtttattttctggccttgagtggacaataaagttgtaaagtttcaattacttctgtatcaaagatacaggagagtgataatacacacatagcagCCAATAAAATCTGTAGTTCAATATCCTCTCAAGGATCACTGTCCCGTTGAAgggacactgcgtcgctgtaacctcgataaaacttccactcatgagcgtttttataactttaaagcattaaatcttccaaatatacacaccaattgaaagcttagcctctaaaacaattcagccataatctgcgcagctgtcgagagtgcatccatacctgttttcgttgtcctttcagcaacaaagtggtatgttGCCCAAAACTTGATTGTCATAAATctccaagagtccaaggaaatgtaatatccaagctttatattccaaaacgatctgttcgcctcacaatgttgaagtttctggccgaatcacaaggGAAAAACGCGAAACaattttccatttccgcacttgttatcgccgctagcttctctgcccagcttgctacatgCTCAAAGTGATATGAGCCAgtccgttcaggtttgcctctgatatggccaatgaaagcggacaagccgatgacagCAAATCGGACAGacatttctgtagaaaaatcaatttttgagtcttttggcATCTGGATTTTTTCTATAATAACCTGAGACATGTTGCTATGGCCtgggtgtatctgtatatcaccagatgtgtttacagtattttattttgatcattttacagatgtatgacttggatggaaataaaaaacctccattttagcctctgtaactctgtgtcagtaaggcctagaatcaccctgacacttgtaacaaaaaaatttagagtgtttcctttccaatgatgtcaggcacaccccagagtgtcaaagtatgtgggagctgtaccacttttaatttgggtatgtcgtttagacaAAAAAGCATGAAATTTCAGCCGAATCTTAACAGGATATCTGACTGATTGCGTCATGACTGatgaaaaatttgccttgttgtgtgcagtagaattttgatgcatcgcaatgcatcgtagaatcgaattgaatcgaatcgttacCTGGTGAATTGTGAATTGTGTGCCAATGCACACCCCTAATAAATATGTTACATTGCTTAAATTTAAAATATCCATCAACATGTTATGTTGTTACATGTTACATGTTATATATATCATATGTATAGACCTTACACTTACTAAAGCACCTACAATATTATGTCACTTAAAGGTTAATGCACCAGTCATTAATTTACTCTGAAAGAGACTAATTCTTAGAATGGGTACTTTTACATTTGATACTTTGATATTAATAACTCATTTTAAGCCCAATTTAAATGCAGGACTACATTGGACTGGAAGTagcattgtttttatttcatgggAATATTGCTATTTTTGATATTAGTGTTTAGATTTAAGATGTAAGGACTTTTTTCCTGCATTGTGAATAAATGCATACTCAATCCACTTAAAGCAATCAAGTAAGGGTTCATCAAGTTTACTTTATTTGTCGTCCTTTCCTCCTCTATCAGACTAAAACCATGCTTGGGGACCACCTGACCAATGTTGGCATCAACAGGGATAATGTGTCTGAGGTGCTACAGATGTACATGGGAGCCCATTGTGCCAATACAGAGCTGGCCCCTCTGGCCCTCAGTCTAAAGACCAAGGCCTTCCAGGCTCACAAGCCTACCCAGAAGGCCTCAATCCTGGGCTTCCTGGCTAATGAGCTGGCCTGCAGCAAAGCTGTTATCAGGTAGGAGATGCAGCTGAAACTGAAAAGTAAAGTGGGACCATCCAACTGTGCACTGTACTTGTTTTCTTAATATACTGTATTCTGCGTCAGTGTCACATTGTTGAATGGCTATAAAGTGGTCTACAATACTATCTTTACCTCTGGATTCACATAATTAAAagcacaaaatatatatattcatctaCCATGTTCTGTATGCATTTTATGTTGCTTAACACTGAAGTTATTTATTAGCCACTAGTGGTGTGTTTTATTGATGCAGTGGAAAATGCTTAACAAAGCTGCAGTAGGGAGCAGTAATTAGCAGTAGAGTCCTTTTtgattgtaatgaaattatGTATTAAGTATTAATTTGTGCTTCGGGGTACTAGCTTATTAAACTTTTTACTTTGGATAGAGATAGTTGCCAGCCTCCCTGAGCTTTTACTAAATACATTTGTTATTGCTTTCTAAAATTACCCAAAACATGGACGTACATCGGCACAACTGTAACTGACAGGATTGCGTTTCCTCTTCCAGTGAGATTGACAAGAACCTGGATCAGATGGCAAACATGAGGAAGGACAAGATCATTATGGAGGGAAAACTGAAGAAGTAAGTTTCCTttaatcctaaaaaaaaaaaataatgctttGATTTTCCCTACACTGTCACGCTGAACCTGTGTGTTTATGCAGGTTGAGGACCATTCATGCCAAACGTACTGGGAGGAGGGAGGCCAGTATGGGTGTTGAAGAGAACCAGTCTATTGGCACTCCGTCCTCTGCCGCCAAACGCAAGAGGAAACTGGGCGGAGACAGcgacgatgatgatgacgacgatGACGACAGTGATGAccaggcagaggaggaggaggatgaggaggaggaagaaatgAAGAAGGTTAAAAAAGTGGAGACATATGATgaggtaaaaacaaaaaatgcatctATAGATCTGctatccatttttattttttaaagattattttttttggtctttttcgtctttaatggacaggacagctaggtgagaaagagagggggaaaacatgcaggaaatcatcacaggttggacttgaaccctggacctctgcatcgaggcataaacctccatgtaaatgtgcacctgctctaccaactgagccatccCGGCCACATAGATCCACTATCTAAACTGACCTTGAAGGCTTGCTCACAGatatattttttgggcattttagacAGCTGAAGacctgaaaggggagagagagggggaatgacatgcagcaaagggcaggaaggtcggagtcgaacccacggccgctgcgtcgaacagtaaacctctatatatgggcgcgcgctctaccagatGAGCTGCCCAGGCACCCTTGCTCACAGacatttaatatgtttgttttgtcctgcCAGGATGAAGTCGACCAAGCCACCAGTCTGGAGGAGCTGGAGAAGCAGATAGAGAAATTAGCCAAGGTATGTTCTTCTTTGAAATGTCTTTAAAGTGCTGTGACAAAGGTAATACCCGTTAACATAAATTTATAAGGAATCAAAACATGAATGCATGGTTATTTGACACTGGTAATGTGTGATTAAAAACGGGACACACAGTGAGATTAAAAGAAAAGTTCCTTTGGAAGCAAGtatgaaaagataaataaataaagaatgaaaAAGTATTAATGCTATGTTTGTTTCCCACCAATATTGTACATGGTTATGCAGGACTTCACTGTATGTTGCCATGaagatgtgtttattttttaaatacaattcaATACAATGCATTAGAGGTAACACCACAAACACCTCCTACACTCTAGATAATGGATCAGATTACGAAAGATGATAAAATAGCTACACCCTCTAAATCCTTTATTATACTGTGTGTATTGAAAACAACCATGTGTTTTGTACTTTTTTATGAGCATGTACGCTGACATTGGGCTTTTTGCTAATGAAGGCATTAATTAGCTTAATAAATTATCTCATTAGCATAGCATGTCATGCTCAATATATCACAGTGATTACAAAAGAATGAGGAAGCATTGATTTCCTGAAGGTGTATACGTAACTCAAAATAACAAAGAAATCACAGAGTATGTCTTTTACCATTGCAGCAACATCATCAGACCAGGCGAAAGCTGTTTGAAATATCCCATTCTCTACGCTCCATGATGTATGGCCAAGACCGTTACCGCCGCCGGTACTGGGTACTTCCCCACTGCGGAGGGGTCTTCATTGAAGCCATGGAGAGTGGAGAAGGTAGTTacagtacaacacacactagaGTTTGATGAATTCCAATGTTAAGATACTTCAATTTGCTCATCTGATTGCATAGCACATTTTATGTTCAGtctggaaaataaaaatgatcagATTTTGATGTtgcaggaagaggaaggaagaaaTGTTGTAAATACAAGATTGTTAAGCTGCATGTTCAGCTGTTTTTTGGCAGTGTGAAATATGCTGATGATGTTTTAGTTTATCTTTATTCTCTACGACTAATTTGAGATTGCATCTGTAAACTATAGTAATCTAACACAACTCTACTTTTCTGCCAAAAGCAAGTGTAGAACGATGTCCCAGAATAATCAGCGGTCAGCTGTATTATCAACCACAGTAGTTGTGTTTTCAGCCACATTAACATTGGCCCTCTCATTTCCCTGCAGCTCCAGAGGAACTGGAGGAGGAGCgacagagaaggaggagagcgGCAGAGGAGGTCCAGGTCAAAGAGGAACCTCAGGAGATCGAGTTGCAGAAGGAGAACGCCACCAACCTCGATGGGCAGAGCATTAGAACACAAGGCTTGGAGCAAGAGAAcgaagaggaaaaggagaggaagaaaaacgCCACGGCCCTCTTCTACCAGCAGCCGGGCTACGATTCCAAACTGTGCACATTCCGGGACGACAGCAAGGACGTTGGCAAAGACACTGTGATGGCAGAGGACAAGGAGAGTCACCATGTGAGACAAAACGGCAGCCCTGTGGGCACTCCTGTTGTCACAAGCACAGTAACATCACCCTCCCCCATTCACAATACCTCTGAGCCGGCAGTAGCAAAAAAAACCTCCATGGTGACCATTAAAGACACTACAAACATCCCTCCCCTAGCCTCAACCTCTTTATCTGTCCCGTGCCTGCCAGTCCCACTTGAAAGCCCAGGGAACACTCCTCCAACCTCATCTCCGTACCTGTCATTCCAAGCCAACGACCAGCTACTCAGAGTCTTGACAGAGAGGAGCGGACACTGGTTCAGTCTGCTCCCTCGCAACCCCTGTGACGTCACTTCCATCACCACAACTCCTCCCGCAGCGCCCCGTGTGTCTCCCCAGGCCACCTCTACCCCAGCCAGGCCAAGATCCCCACCTCAGTCCCCTGCCCTGCCTCTCACCCCTTCTGCTGCTTCAGCCTCGGCCAGCCCGCACCACCCAGCTGGCCTCCTCAACTACCCACTATCAGCCCTGCAGGTGAGGCTGCTGGCCAGACACAAATAGAGACAGCTGTGTTCTGTACAGTTATTACTGCCATGTACCAGATCGCCATGCACTAGATCACCTAACCTGTGACTCGCAGTTTtatcctcctccacctccctcaCCCTTGACCcttgtttttcctcttttctccccAGGTGAAGGCAGGCGCTTCATTGCTAGGAGTTTCTTTCGGAAGCTGGCCCTGTGGCATGATAAGTCCCAGCCTGCCTCTGTGCAGCAGCCCTAGTCCCAGCCCCATGCTGGGTCACTCTCTGGAGGGCAACACAACAGCAAGTGTCTCCAGCAAGAGTGAATCCCCTTTACCTCGCATTGAAAAAACCTCATCCATACCCTCTCCTACCCTAGAGATGCCCAAATCCCTGGACCACACCACACCTCGGCCTATTCCAGATGGTgagtgaccaaaaaaaaaagcattgagaGAAATTAAAGTTGAGGCCCTAATGAACctccattttatttaattgaaaaggAATTCACCTGCCTGACAAAATTTAACTTGCATGAACAATCCAAGATAATTAGATTAGGGAACATTCTGCTCTGCTGTACGCAATTTCATGTGGGTATAACATGGCTGAGTGAAGCGCCTTTTTACAGTGATGTATGTTCAGTGTCTTGTAGTTTACGTGGCTGTTTGTGCTCATTGTCTCAGAGATGCTGACAGGGTGGTGGCGGGTGTCTGACATCGAGGAGCTGAGGGCTTTGGTCGGTGCTCTCCACAGCCGAGGAATGAGGGAGAAGGGCCTCCAGAGGCAAATGCAGAAATACACAGAGATCATCCCCCAGGTCTGCACCAAACACAAAGACGGTAAGTACCTCAACACCTCTGCTGAGTACATACTCACTGTATATAGCATATATTGGTACATATATATGTAGAAGGTAGATTATTTTTTATAGCAATAGATAAAGATTTTAAGTGCTTCAACTTAGTTCAACTTAGAAGCATGTCCTTGATGGTCCCTCAATACACATgcaaacactgtattatttatGACCAAGCTACTTGAATACCCGTGGATGTTTTGGCTACATTGCTCATGTGTTCACCTGCATCGGTgagcgtgtttgtgtgtttattcatGGCTGACTCTCTGATATCCCTCATGCCGTCCATCCAGTGGCCATGATCGAGCTGCATGAGCTGGAGGAGAGCCAGGTCAGTGTGGAGTCTGTGCGGGGCTGGTGTGTTGAGGAGCAGGCGATGGAGATGGACATTGCCGTGCTGCAGCAGGTAGAGGAGCTGGAGAGGAAGGTCACTGCAGCCAGCCTGCAGGTCAAGGTAAAACACTCAACACAACGCTACACATTTTGTTCGCGGTGTAAGAAACATGTTTAAACATTTAGAGTGGTGTCATCAAAGGCCAAAAGCCTAAACAGCCGATTTCCTCTCCCAGGGCTGGACATTTCCGGACCCTCAATCTGAGCGAGAGGACCTGGTGTATTACGAGCACAAGCCCCTCACCAAATTAACGCCAGCGTCTGCAAACGGGGGAGACAAGGACCCCAAGGAGCATCCTGAGGAGCGGGGGGAGAAGGGCGGGGTGATGCGTCACCTGGACAACCCGCTGGACATAGCAGTGACACGTCTGGCTGATCTGGAGCGCAACATCGAGAGAAGGTACCTGAGGAGCCCCTTAGGTACCACCATTCAGATCAGGCTGGATAATGTCGGTACGGTCACTGTCCCTGCCCCCGCCCCATCCACTAGTGCTGACAGGGAAGGGTAGGTCATTTCTCCAACCAAAGCTCCCCACTCTCCCACTAagaccctctcctctctctgtgtgtgctttaTGTTTCCCATACTACTCAAATAGTGAGGGTCTTTGCTGCTTTCACAGCATATTTTTGTGGTGGCTTGTTGCATTTTGGTTTCTTTGGTCTTGTGCAGTTTCTTGGGCGGGTTGGGGGACTCCACTCAGTTTCATTTCCTGTGTAGGCTTTGTTTACtggcttgttttctttttctgcggTCATCTGCATGGTGTCGTGCATCATTAACCTTGGTTATGGGCATACTCATGTTTCCCACTGTACAGTGTACACTTTCACAGGTTTTCGCTACATCTGCATGAACTTCCCCTTAACATAACAAAATCGGTGTGTACCTCTCCTCGGTGCCCCCCCAAATCGTCATGCCTGTCTCCGCACAGCTGGAGCTCTTTATGGTCTGCTGTCTGATTGGAGGCTGGCTCAGCTGATACAGTTtactgctttgtgtgtgtgtaaattcgCCCACATATTCAAGTACATGGTATGTGTACATTTTTGTTTCTCATCATTCCTCATTATCCTTTGTTAGCGGTGAGGAGGAGGTGGCCCATGGTATGAAGGTGTGGAGGAAGGCGCTGACTGAAGTGCGTAGTGCTGCCCAGTTGGCCATGTGTATTCAGCAACTGCAGAAGTCTATCGCCTGGGAGAGGTCAATTATGAAAGTGGTGAGCAGCATATTTCCACcccactaaataaaaaataaaaaaatctatttaggAATTGTACACTCGTTTATAATTAatgcacttgttttttttttagtattgcCAGATGTGCAGGAAGGGGGATAATGAGGACCTCCTCCTGCTGTGTGATGGCTGTGACAAAGGCTGCCACACTTACTGTCACAAACCCAAGATCACCTGTATCCCAGAGGGAGACTGGTACTGCCCGGCCTGCATATCCAAGGTATCAGAGCCATCTGTAATGCACTGGCATCTCTCTGCAGTTTATCGCTTGTAGAGAGAATACTGGCTTGATATTTGtgcatgtatttctttttatttacatcTTCCTCTGAAAAAAATATCCACACCATATACAACATTTGCTAATGTTGGTATGTGACAGCCGCAACAGATttgatttttgtatttaaactgTCGGAAGGATGATATTTTTGCACCAGCCCTCGCAATCGTTTTCATGCACTTTTTAAGAAATCTTATTTCAAGTATTTGGGGGATTTTTAATGCCTTTATTTGAAAGTAGACAATAGAGAGGTGATGGAaataaggggagagagagagagagagaatacaacAAAGGTCCTAAGCCTTCAAAACAACTGCAGGGATTATACAATTCCTGTTTTATTACGTTTGCTTTCAACTTTTATTGTCTGCAGAATGGATTTGGCCTTTACAATAAAACTCTCCATTCATATTCATAAAATTCTGAGAAACAACATATTTTATGTCAAGATCAACAGAATGTTTTTATGTAGATGTGGTCAGGGAAGGAACAAATCTTTTTGGTGGTGTAAGAAACGACAAATTGAACTAATAGTTTAGAAAAGGCCAATATTAACATGATAAACACTATACGATTAGTTTTAATTGTACCACACCTCAGAGAATTCATTCTTCACTCTGTGCAGGCAAGTGGCCCATCTCCCAAAAACAGAAAACCTCCAAGCAAACCAGTAGCATCCAGCGCAGGAGGTGGTAAGAAAGGTGGAGAGGGGAAGAAGAACGTGAAGCAGGCAGGTAACGGGGAAGTATCGGAGGAGGACCCGGCCAGCGCCAGCAGCACGCCCAAGAAAGCAGCGAAAGACACCAGCAGGAAGAGGAAAACCGAGGAGAGCGCACCTGCTCTGCAAGCAGCCAATCAGGAgagccctgtgtgtgtgaagcGAGCCAAGACAGCTAGAGACAACAACAGGGACCTGGGATTATGCAGGTATGTGTCCCTGGCTTGTTCACACTTGTCTTTCTGTTGAATCCTTCTCTTATTTATCACCCTTTTCTAATCACTTGTACAGTCGCTGCCATCTCCTGCAGGACTGTATCAAGTCGTTGCAGGgagctgatgttttttttctctttatcaGTAGATAAGATTATTTTGCGGTTGAACCATGAGATTAAAGGACTTCTTGTAACAAATCAAATTTTGCCTTTTCCAGCTATCAGCTATGAGCCTAGTTAATTTTTGGCTCGTGCTGGTTGGCATTAGCCtatacaaaaacacattacGAAACCCCTTACATCAAATATACGTTTTAAATTGCCCCTAActcattttttttgtccaaaGTCAGTTGAAACAAGCTGCAAGCACAAAACGGACATTATCAtcaccttttaagttgatatgatgatctatttacacatccagtgGACATGGAGCAACATTCTCATTCATTACGAGTTGGGTTTGtgtcaagttaatgaatataaaaattgaatattcacttttctttagctctgttttcgctctctaccaactccaccaaaATGTGAACCATACAATAAAGTTGGGggccataaaaccaaaacagtgaGCTGAAAGACTCTAGTAaagctctgtagagctgaggggaactgcagagtcgattgttgttgttgttgataattctctgtgggtttgttACTACCGGCGACATGTATATTGAtccagtgttgtagtcgagaccacctaaaccgagaccaagtcatcaccaagaccagtgTATCGAGACCacgtcaagaccaagaccagacgaGTGCGAGTTACACACTGCACGACACGATCAAATGTGGAAAATGCTAACCATAGGCACTCCTCAAATTGATCTGAATGAGCCACATtcccataaaaaaaacacagaaaacaaattagGAAATTTTCACCAAAATTCATTCACCTCTTTTATTGCCATAAGTGTATTACGAGAAAAGCCTTGATAAAATAATCCAAaaggcagttgtggtcttgaccggtcttgaaatgaaatccagagtcctctttatctgagaccgagacaagacagAGTAAAAAAGCAGTCGATTCCGAGACGAGACCTTGAAAAAGTGGtctcaagaccaagaccaatcTCGACTACTACAGCACtgatttgatccattgttaaattaaaaatattgattatacagtccttccagaaaaatgctgagttttttgtgattgttgcgggcaaaaatccttgattatgcggcacgttttcttaaaaaatgcgatggaatatgcgggatatttaggcagttttatgtgatgaaattgcaggaacttgcaaataGTTtggtgaaaaagagaaaaaaaagtggatcataatcgcgttttttctggagggacttcCCAGTGAAAGACAACTTGTCATTGTGATACCCACAACTTTTCTGTGTCTAACCATATGCGtgcttatttgtgtgtgttcataagGGTACTCCTTGCTGAGTTGGAGCGGCATCAGGATGCATGGCCTTTTCTCACACCCGTCAACCTGAAATCGGTCCCTGGCTACAGGAAGGTCATCAAGAAACCGATGGACTTCTCCACCATACGTGAGAAGCTTGTGAGCAGCCAGTAAGTTCCCGTCACTtctgtttgttctttttcttctgaAAGCCTTCAGGGCGTTTCCACAGAAatttattaattacatttttttttatttatttcaggtatCAAAACCTGGAGACTTTCATCATTGATGTCAACTTGGTCTTTGATAACTGTGAAAAATACAATGAAGACAATTCGGACATTGGTCGAGCTGGTCATAACATGAGGAAGTTCTTTGAGAAGCGCTG carries:
- the baz2ba gene encoding bromodomain adjacent to zinc finger domain protein 2B isoform X7, coding for MESGERLASPAPTLSAARTSSPAASSSSSSSSSSSSPAPHSKSSMAPSPSALGSTLSTSGRLFGAAGEQPFIGSTLSSAFPLVNHPAFGALYSTGAGRPEFGGLGSLGMSAALAAHPQLGALSAEWWRAAEAHGRGAAAFLPSFISFPPFFTPHIQPNHSASPVQIRMPSKNSHAPPKGVNGAVNGSGVCPPTTQSGSFSASPAPVQASTKPSKKSDPSDSHRSSPKSNPDLVEKPIHKTKEKKQRKKPADTCVASNSESGTSSDSSSDGSLSSDLEDLAEDDEDDDDDDEDDEEEDKQSELSDSEKRTRKKTKVLIPGTGTAKTDRPLSGELHDKKDTQAHKVSSKPPNLVPLPCSASPPALSQTALLALHSSRSWTESPQQHFSVIQSTGLAANSKPLALLSQPRRESSPSSSPIALTTSPKALSSTASPKPPKLLPSSSPQHLPLSLCSSPKPHSVPSPPHSTFPLSTSAKPFGLTSSATSSQKSSLKPPRRTVPGSGKSNKKKQLEASLAQINEFRLKQTLMSQGQTFPAELKKQQQGPNKSPKRTSLSSSPLPPAPPPPPQNNHSNLFLSSALLGLPEPHHPNGVIQSITQDAPLALITKPRKDSASHGKSPQCDSDAGSMPVNLSTGASRTQTTAHSGPPSQPSTTSPHVAGHGSRKNKTTKGKGQTPGLGQTPGLGQTPGLGQTPGLGQADPLAAWKGFSQNHLVQSLVDLFRGGEPGIGIPGVSIPGVGIPGVGIPGTCNPTAGLPANKESDDSGDDDDDEDDDLEEEEEEEEDEEDSDDSLSESDSNSDSDISGKKVKELKLLPSGSSKKEMTPRRLTKGPELLNTSTNHTATSCSPLNLQVIKTPTIVTSSSALAYHSSPGSSSYSLASPLGLGKRKRVMDEKELMIPLELGWRRETRIKSVAGRSQGEVAYYGPCGKKLRQYPDVMKGLQWSLLNEEEVIPHILAMEGRRGRPPSSDRQLAGEGGKGSRRRKGRPPNVGDPLVPEGPSPSEVKLLRKLEAQEIARQAAQMKLMRKLEKQALARAAKEARKQQAIMAAEERRKQKEQIKILKQQEKIKRIQQIRMEKELRAQQILEAKRRKKEEAANAKILEAEKRIKEKELRRQQAEILKHQELERHRLDMERERRRQHIMLMKAVEARKKAEERERLRQEKRDEKRLNKERKLEQRRLELEIARELKKPNEDMCLSDHKPLPEFSRIPGLILPGRAVSDCLMLMQFLRGFGKVLGLDLNADVPTLGMLQEGLLNVGDSMGQVQDLLVKLLSLAVCDPGLPPGQKTKTMLGDHLTNVGINRDNVSEVLQMYMGAHCANTELAPLALSLKTKAFQAHKPTQKASILGFLANELACSKAVISEIDKNLDQMANMRKDKIIMEGKLKKLRTIHAKRTGRREASMGVEENQSIGTPSSAAKRKRKLGGDSDDDDDDDDDSDDQAEEEEDEEEEEMKKVKKVETYDEDEVDQATSLEELEKQIEKLAKQHHQTRRKLFEISHSLRSMMYGQDRYRRRYWVLPHCGGVFIEAMESGEAPEELEEERQRRRRAAEEVQVKEEPQEIELQKENATNLDGQSIRTQGLEQENEEEKERKKNATALFYQQPGYDSKLCTFRDDSKDVGKDTVMAEDKESHHVRQNGSPVGTPVVTSTVTSPSPIHNTSEPAVAKKTSMVTIKDTTNIPPLASTSLSVPCLPVPLESPGNTPPTSSPYLSFQANDQLLRVLTERSGHWFSLLPRNPCDVTSITTTPPAAPRVSPQATSTPARPRSPPQSPALPLTPSAASASASPHHPAGLLNYPLSALQVKAGASLLGVSFGSWPCGMISPSLPLCSSPSPSPMLGHSLEGNTTASVSSKSESPLPRIEKTSSIPSPTLEMPKSLDHTTPRPIPDEMLTGWWRVSDIEELRALVGALHSRGMREKGLQRQMQKYTEIIPQVCTKHKDVAMIELHELEESQVSVESVRGWCVEEQAMEMDIAVLQQVEELERKVTAASLQVKGWTFPDPQSEREDLVYYEHKPLTKLTPASANGGDKDPKEHPEERGEKGGVMRHLDNPLDIAVTRLADLERNIERRYLRSPLGTTIQIRLDNVGTVTVPAPAPSTSADREGGEEEVAHGMKVWRKALTEVRSAAQLAMCIQQLQKSIAWERSIMKVYCQMCRKGDNEDLLLLCDGCDKGCHTYCHKPKITCIPEGDWYCPACISKASGPSPKNRKPPSKPVASSAGGGKKGGEGKKNVKQAGNGEVSEEDPASASSTPKKAAKDTSRKRKTEESAPALQAANQESPVCVKRAKTARDNNRDLGLCRVLLAELERHQDAWPFLTPVNLKSVPGYRKVIKKPMDFSTIREKLVSSQYQNLETFIIDVNLVFDNCEKYNEDNSDIGRAGHNMRKFFEKRWTELLKQTN